A segment of the Candidatus Eisenbacteria bacterium genome:
GATTATCCGAAACCAGGACTCAAGAAGTGGGAGACCATTACCGGTTTCCGTTAGCTGTTGTACCCGCAGATTTCTCGCTCGGGAAGAAGTTTGAAACTTGGGGTTTAGTCATCGGCGGGAAGAAATATCTCCTGCCAGATCCGATGCCATCTGATGAAGAATCCGATAAAGAACACTTCCAGGAATTCGTTATCGGGACAGACTCGACGGGAAAGGCTATTCGGCACACGTGCGACCCAGAACGGTTGGCCAACAACTTCGGAGCGAATCCAGGTGCGCCGAATTACTTGACTCCTGTATTTTTTCGATCAGAGGTTTTGTCAAAGTATTACACCGATCCCGGCAAGTATTCGGTCGAAGACGGCTATCTTCGGTGTGGTGGGTTATGGGGACTCCGCATGGACAACGACCATGCCGATTATGTTGTGGTATGGCTGGGAGACCTCGGCAGTGATCTTTTGGAGAGCGAGAGGAACTACTGGCTCAGTTTCAACATCCCGCCTGAAGGGCGAAAGATCAGCAAGACGAACTTCAAGCGCGCATTCATGGCTGAGTTTACTGATCCGGTTCGACCGGATCTGGTATTCAAGCAGCTATACAAGCGATTCAACCACGACTTTCGAGAAACGAAAGGGTGGGACTTCTTCTTGCCTCTCCATCCGGATGATCAGCATTTCTTCACTGGATTGCACTTACTCTCAAAGGACGCTCAGGCCGAGTTCGATTCTCAGTTACTCGCTCTCACCAAGGTACTTGTTGATTCACTCAATGAAAAAGAGATAACCAAAGGGTTGTCTACTTTGAGTAGCGACGACAAGGGAATAACAAAACTGGAGAAGTTTTTTTCGGAACGGGGATTTATGGATTTCGAGCCGCATATAAATTTCCTCCGAGTTCTCCAGGATCTTCGTTCGAAATCAGCAGCTCACCGTAAAGGAAGCAACTACGACAAGCTTATCGCAGACCTTCAGATTGCGGACGAGGGACAACAACGTGTCTTTGCGGTAATTCTGACTTCGGCGGTAGGGTTCATAAGATATTTGCAGGCTAACCTCCTGTCAAAAGGAGACGAATAGAAGAAGCTATGGCCATCACCGACATCAACAGCGAAGACCGCTTGGTCCAACGAACCTTCGCCGAGCATCTCGAAAAGGTGCTTGGATGGGAAAGCGTCTACGCCTACAACAACGAGACGTTCGGCCCGCAGGGGATGCTGGGACGGGCGTCCGAGCGGCATGTGGTGTTGGGCAAAACTATTCGTGCGAGCCGTGATGGATGCACGTCCTTGCCATCCTTCTCGTACGAAGGGCGTTGAGTATTGTATTTCTTGCAAATGCCTTGACAAAGTATTATCCCCATAATAGAATACCACCATGAAAGAGAAGCTTGGAAGGATAGAAACGCAATTCTTTGCATATGTCCAGATGCGACAGATGCGGATGGTGCGGACCGGTGATCTGGCGGCTTCGGTGCTGCGCCTCTCGCCGGATCAGGAGCGGAAACTGTTGAGCCGCCTGGCGCGCGGTGGGCTGATCGCGCGGGTTCGGCAGGGCCTGTATCTTGTACCGTTGCGCCTGCCCCTGGGCGGGGCATGGACGCCGACCGAGGAGGAGGCGTTGAATGCGCTGATGGACGATAGGAAGGGACGCTACCAGATTTGTGGCCCGAGTGCTTTCAGCTTTTACGGGTTCGACGACCAGATTCCCAATCGGGTCTATGCCTACAATGACCAACTTTCGGGTGACCGCCGGGTGGGGGCCGTGGACATGACCTTGATCAAGGTGGCCGATGCA
Coding sequences within it:
- a CDS encoding DUF6088 family protein: MKEKLGRIETQFFAYVQMRQMRMVRTGDLAASVLRLSPDQERKLLSRLARGGLIARVRQGLYLVPLRLPLGGAWTPTEEEALNALMDDRKGRYQICGPSAFSFYGFDDQIPNRVYAYNDQLSGDRRVGAVDMTLIKVADARLGDTEEVPVAEGEKAVYSSRTRSLVDAVYDWSRFNGIPRSYGWIRQELKVGRVGAAALVKSTLRYGDIGTIRRLGALLERENVSETLLRKLERVLRPTSALIPWIPTQPKRGIVNRRWGVVLNEQA